In Streptomyces sp. 71268, the DNA window TGCCGTAAGCTCGGCGGAATGTCCTTCATAGCCAAGATGTCCGAACGGCACATCGCCACGATCGTGTGGGTCGCGCTCGTCGGCGGGGTCACCTCGGTCGTCGTGGGGGATTGCCTGTGGCGTGCGGTGGCCGGCCTCGGACCTGGCGCCGGCTACGCCTTCGGCGCGTTCTGCGGCAGCGGCATCCTCTGTTGTTGGGTGCTGGCCTCGGCCGCGCTGCGGCAGCGTCGGTGGGTACGCGGCGTCGGCGCGGCGGCCCTGTGGTGCGTGGCGTTCCTCGCCCTGGCCTGCCTTCCCCCGGGGCGTACTGGCCGCCTCACCGGTGCCCTCGCGCTGCCGGAGGGCCAGCGCATGTGGGTGGAGGAGCGCCCGGGCGTGTGGTGGGCCATCGGCATCGGCTTCGCGCTCGGCGCGCTCGCCGTCTGGCGCACGGCGCCCCGCCGCGCCGCCGCGCGGCGCCCCCCGGCCTCACCACCGGGAAAGCAGGAGAGGCCAAGGGTTTCGCGAGGAACCAAGGGGCCGATGACGTAGCGGGCCGAGGGACAGCGCCCTGACGTGGTCCTACACCGGCGTGGCGGTGGTGGCGGGTACGGGTGCCCCGAACCAGCGGGGCAGGTGGGCGCGCAGGTCCGCCTGGTCGTCGCCGGCCCAGGCCACGTGGCCGTCGGGGCGCAGCAGTACGGCGGGTGCGGGCAACTCCTCGCTGTGGTCGGCCACGTGGTCGACCCGGTCGGCCCACCCGGCCACCGAGAGCCGGCCCGTCTGGTCGAGCAGGAGGCCGCGACCGGCGTGCAGCAGCGCGTAGAGGCGGCCCCGCTTCAGGCCGATGTCGCGCATCCGGCTGCCGAGCAGCGGGTGGCCGGCGCCGAAGTCGTAGCGGACCTGGAGCGCGGTGATCTTCTCGATCAGATACCGGTTCACCTCGTCGAAGTCCATCAGCTCCGCCACGAGCCGGCGCACCGCCCGGGCGCCCGGCTCGGAGGAGAGCAGTTCGGTCTGGGCGCGGGTGTTGTCGAGGACGGCGGCGGCCACCGGGTGCCGCTCGGCGTGGTAGCTGTCCAGCAGGCCGTCCGGGGCCCAGCCGGTCACCTCGGCGGCCAGCTTCCAGCCCAGGTTGAACGCGTCCTGGAGGCCCAGGTTGAGGCCCATTCCGCCGGTTGGCGGGTGGATGTGCGCCGCGTCGCCGGCCAGCAGTACGCGACCGGTCCGGTAGCGCTCGACCAGCCGGGTGGCGTCGCCGAAGCGGGAGAGCCAGCGCGGCGAGTGCGCGCCGAAGTCGGTGCCGGCGATCGCCCGTACCCGCTGCTTCAGCTCGTCGAGGGTGGGCGGCGTCGAGCGGTCGGCGGCCAACCCGTCGGCCGGCACGATGAGCCGGTACATCCCGTCCCCGAGGGGCATCGTGCCGAACCGTACGCAGGACTTGCGGGCCTCGCTCACCACGGCCGCCAACTCCTCCGGGGCGACGGCGACCCGCACCTCGCCCAGCAGCGTCTCGGTCCGGGCGGGCTCGCCCGGGAAGCCGACGCCGAGCAGCTTGCGCACCGTGCTGCGGCCGCCGTCGCAGCCGACGACGTACCGGGCGCGCAGCGACGTCCCGTCGCCGACGGGGCCCGCGCCGGCCGGGACTCCGCTGGCCGGACCCGCGCTGGCCGACCCCGCCCCTGGCGTACGCGTGCCGGTCGGCGTCATCTCGACGCTCACGCCCGCCGCGTCCTGGCGCAGGCCGACGACTTCCAGGCCGCGCCGGAACTCCACGCCGAGTTCGGTGGCGCGCTCGGCCAGCAGGCGTTCGGTGACGTCCTGCGGGATGCCGAGGACGTACGGGTGCGCGGTGTCGAGCCGCTCGGGCCACGGCTTGTCGATGCCGGCGAAGAAGCCGCCGACCGCGAACTTCTGGCCGAGCGAAAGGAAGCGCTCCAGCAGCCCGCGCTGGTCCAGCACCTCGACGCTGCGCGCGTGCAGCCCGAGCGCGCGGGCCTGCCCGGTCGACGCCGGCTCCCGCTCCACCACGACCACGCGCACGCCGTGCAGGCGCAGTTCGGCCGAGAGCAGCAGACCGGTCGGCCCGGCGCCCACCACGATGACGTCAAACAAGAAATCCCCCAGGGAACGAAAAGCGCAGCGGACCACAACGGGCGGAAACGCGTACGTCGCGAATCGCCGAATTCCTTAGGTTCTGGCCGCGGCGGACATCTTGCGGTACGACCCGGGTCTTGCCGCAAGGCCCCCGGTGCGCTATACGTTGAGAGTGGCGGAGAGCGAATAACCGCCCATTCCGCGACCGACAGTCCGGACCGCTGGCCTTTTGGCCCGCTCGATATTCCCTCGGCATTCTTTTCCCGGTGCGTCCCGCGACTCCTCTCGCGACTTGCTCGTACGCTCGCTCGCCGTTTTGCCGCCGTTTGCCGCCGCTTCGTTGTCCTACTGCCCTGATGGGTCGCCGCTGGTCGGCAGCGCCGTAGCCGTGCTCGTACGCCGCGCCTTACCGGCCCTCTCGTCGACCGCCGGGCCGTTGGTTCCACGGCCGTACGGGGTGGCGCGCTGCCGTTGGATCGGCCAACCACGCGTTCGGATAACGTGCTTCGGGGCGGGCGGCCGGTGCTGGTCGGAAACTGTTGGTGGTGGCGCGGTGTCGCGTTTGGGCGGCCGTTGGGGGAGGCGTCTGTATGCGGACCGCTCATCTTCGACGCTTTGTCGCGGCGCGCACGCTTTCCCTGCTCGGTGACCGTGCCGCGGAGGCGGCATTGCCGATCGTGCTGTTGTTGGTGACGGACGATCCGATGGTCGCCGGCCTCGTCACCGCCGCCAACATCCTGCCCACCCTGCTGCTTTCGCTTCCGGTCGGGCACCTGGCCGACACCCGCGAACGCCGGCGGCTGATGGTCGGCGCGGATGTGTGGCGGGCGGCGTGGGGGCTGGCTCTGGTGTGGGCGTTGGCCGCGCCGGAGCCGTCCGTGGTCCTGCTGGTCGGCCTGACCTTCCTGATGGGCTGCGGCGACGTGTTGTTCTCCGTGTCGGCCCACGCCTACCTGCCCGCCCTCGTGCCGTCCGCGCGCATCATGCGCGCCAACGCGGCGGTGGAGGCGGGGGACGCGGCGGCCACCCTCACCGGGCCCGCGCTCGCCGGGTTCCTCGTCGCGCGCCTCCCGCACCCGGTGGCCCTCGCGGTCAACGCCGGCTCCTTCGCCGTCTCGGCCGCCCTCCTTGCCCGCCTGCCGGCGGCGCCCGCGCGGCCCGCCGCCGAACCCGGCCCGGAGGGGCACGCCGGGACGTGGGCGGGGGGCCGGCGCGACGTGCTCGCGGGCTTCCGGCTGCTGGCGACGGAACGCGTCCAGCGGGTGCTGCAACTGGCCTACCTGTACCTGCACGTGAGCGCGGGGGCCGCCGTGCTGGTTGTCGTCGCGCTGTCCGTACAGGCGCTGCACCTCGGTCCCACCCGTGTCGGGCTGGTCCTCTCCGCGGCGGGCGTGGGTGGGCTGCTGGTGACGCTGCTGGTGGTGCGGTTCGTCGAGCACCTGCCGTGGGGGCCGCTGCTCGGGGTGGCGCTGGGCGGGCTCGCGGCGTCCTTCCTGTGGCTGTCCGTGGCGCGGGGCTTCGCGGACGCGTTCTGCGCGGTCCTGTGCGTGGACGCGTGTTCCGCCTTCGCCTTCGTCACGGCCGGCTCCGCGCGCCAGGTGCTCACCCCGGCCGCGTATCTCGGCCGGCTCACCGCCGCCACCGGGCTGGTCAACGCGGCCGTACGTGCCGCCGGCGTCCTCGGCTGCGGCGCCGTACTGGCCTGGCTCGGCCCGCGACCGGCCGCCGCCGCCCTGGGCGCGGCCGGCCTGGCCTGCGCCGTCCCCCTGCTGCTCGCCCGCTCGGCCCGCGACTCCCTGGCGCCGCGGCGGGAGCGTGCGGCATGACGGCGTACGGCCGGAGCGCGGCCGGCCAGGGGCGGGGCGCGAGGTGGGGCACGCGCGCGAACCGGTCCCGCGCCTCGCGCGGTGACGCGCGTGGTACCTATCGCGCGGGAGCGCCACGCTGAGTACGGGAGCGGATACCGTACGGCAGTTCGGGCCGCATAGCGTCCCTCGCATGGAGAACACCGGCACCGCTCCCGCATCCGCATCCGTATCCGCGTCCGCCACCGAGCCGGCCGGCGGCGGCGACCAGCGCGCCCGTGCCGTCACCCGTGCCGCCGCCCGTGGTCTCGGGCTGGCCGTGCTCGTGGCGGCGGTCCTGGTGAGCGGGGTGTTCATCACGTTCTTCGGACCGTTCTTCGCCATCGCCTGCGACACGTGCGAGGACGGCGTCCACAGCACGCTCGCCTACGGCGACGCGCTGATCGCCGTGGCGCGGTACGGCGTGCCCCTCGCCACCTTCGTCACGCTGGCCGGCATGGTCGCCTCCCGCCGCCCGGGCAGGGTGGGCGGTTTCGGCCTGGGCGCGCAGTGGTCGCTGTTCGTGGTGGTCGTGGCCCTGGGGCAGTTGCCGGCGTAAGGGGGGCCGGGTGGCGGCTGTCGGCGGGCCCCGGGGGGATGTCCCCGGGGCCACGTAAAAAACGTGAAAAAGAGCGGGGCTCAGCCCTCCGGGTAGAAGACGAACAACGTGCAGCCCGTCTTCGTCTGGGGGACGTGGGAGGTGCCGGCGGCGGCGTGGATGAAGGAGCCGGCGGGGTAGTCGCGGACGCCGTCGTTGAAGGTGCCGGAGACCACGAACACCTCCTCGGGGCCCGGCTCGTGCACGTCGATCCCCTCCCAACACGAGTTCGGGTCCATCTCCAGGACGTGGGCGGTCGCGCCGTTCTCCCCGGTCCACAGCGAGCGCAGGCGGATGCCCGGGAAGAGTTCGCGGGCCGGGGCGTCCTGCGCGGTGGCCCAGACGTACGCGGGCGGCTGCTGGGTGGTCGGGTGCTGCTCTGTCGTCATGCGGCCAGCCTGGCGGGTGGGGGCGACGGGCGCCGAGTGTCAACCAAGACATCATGCGGTACTTTCCTGCCATGCATCGGATCGTGGCGCTGGTCCGGCCCCCGCAGTCGACCTTCGAACTCTCCTGTGCGGCCGAGGTGTTCGGGGTCGAGCGCCCGGGGCTCCCGACGCGGTACGCGTTCGGCGTGTGCACCGAGACGCCCGGGCCCGTGGTGACGCGTGCCGGGTACGACATGCTCGTGGCCGACGGGTTGGACGCGCTCGACCGGGCGGACACCGTCGTCGTCCCGGGGTGGTTGCCAATCGACGAGCCGCCGTCACCCGCCGTGGTCCGGGCCCTGCGCCGGGCGCACGCCCGCGGGGCGCGCGTGGTCAGCATCTGCTCCGGCGTCTTCGCGCTGGCGCACGCCGGGCTGCTCGACGGGCGGCAGGCCACCACGCACTGGGGGCACGCGCGGGCCTTCGCCGACCGATTCCCCACCGTCCGGGTCGACCCGGACGTGCTGTACGTGGACCACGGCGACGTGGCCACCAGCGCCGGCGCCGGCGCCGGCATCGACCTGTGCCTGCACCTGGTCCGTGGCGACCAGGGGGCCCGGTACGCCGCCCAGGTCGCGCGGAGCATGGTCATGCCGCCGCACCGCGAGGGCGGGCAGTTGCAGTACGCGGCGCCGCCGCACCCCGAGCAGTTCGACGGCACGCTCGCGCCGCTCCTGGAGTGGGCGACCGGCCGCCTCGGCGAGCCCGTGACCACCGCGGACCTGGCGGCGCGCGCGGGCCTCTCGACGCGTACCCTCGCCCGCCGGTTCGCCGACCAGCTCGGGACCAGCCCTGGGCAGTGGCTGCTCGCGCAGCGGATCGGCGCGGCCCGGGAGTTGTTGGAGGGCTCCGACCTGCCGTTGGACGCCGTGGCCCGCCGGGTCGGGCTCTCCTCGGCGACCAACCTCCGCCGGCGCTTCCTCGGCGCCCTCGGCACGACGCCCGGCGCCTACCGCCGGGCGTTCCGCTCGACGTCGAGCTGACGGGACGCTCCGGGGGAGTGGAGGGGAGTTGGGCGCGCCCGGGGAGTCGGGGAAGCCGGGGCTGACGGAGGGGCCGGCCGGGCGTGGGCCGGGCCGGGCGGGCGTGGGCCGGGGTCGGACAGGCCGGTGGACGATCTTGCTCGGGGGCGGGGCGCGGGCTAGGGTCGGCCGGGTGACTGCCGGGTCGGCCATGGGCCACGCACGAGTGAGGCGCCCGGCCTCGGCGTGAGCGCGAGGCGGGCCAGAGCCCCGCCTATCCCGCTCCGTACCGCTCGCCCCCACCGCACACCGCTCGTCGGCCCCATTCGCTCGGCCGGCGGCGACCCGCGGCGTGTCCCCTTCTCGACGTACGACACAACGGAGCATC includes these proteins:
- a CDS encoding helix-turn-helix domain-containing protein; this encodes MHRIVALVRPPQSTFELSCAAEVFGVERPGLPTRYAFGVCTETPGPVVTRAGYDMLVADGLDALDRADTVVVPGWLPIDEPPSPAVVRALRRAHARGARVVSICSGVFALAHAGLLDGRQATTHWGHARAFADRFPTVRVDPDVLYVDHGDVATSAGAGAGIDLCLHLVRGDQGARYAAQVARSMVMPPHREGGQLQYAAPPHPEQFDGTLAPLLEWATGRLGEPVTTADLAARAGLSTRTLARRFADQLGTSPGQWLLAQRIGAARELLEGSDLPLDAVARRVGLSSATNLRRRFLGALGTTPGAYRRAFRSTSS
- a CDS encoding MFS transporter, encoding MRTAHLRRFVAARTLSLLGDRAAEAALPIVLLLVTDDPMVAGLVTAANILPTLLLSLPVGHLADTRERRRLMVGADVWRAAWGLALVWALAAPEPSVVLLVGLTFLMGCGDVLFSVSAHAYLPALVPSARIMRANAAVEAGDAAATLTGPALAGFLVARLPHPVALAVNAGSFAVSAALLARLPAAPARPAAEPGPEGHAGTWAGGRRDVLAGFRLLATERVQRVLQLAYLYLHVSAGAAVLVVVALSVQALHLGPTRVGLVLSAAGVGGLLVTLLVVRFVEHLPWGPLLGVALGGLAASFLWLSVARGFADAFCAVLCVDACSAFAFVTAGSARQVLTPAAYLGRLTAATGLVNAAVRAAGVLGCGAVLAWLGPRPAAAALGAAGLACAVPLLLARSARDSLAPRRERAA
- a CDS encoding cupin domain-containing protein, with the translated sequence MTTEQHPTTQQPPAYVWATAQDAPARELFPGIRLRSLWTGENGATAHVLEMDPNSCWEGIDVHEPGPEEVFVVSGTFNDGVRDYPAGSFIHAAAGTSHVPQTKTGCTLFVFYPEG
- a CDS encoding FAD-dependent monooxygenase → MFDVIVVGAGPTGLLLSAELRLHGVRVVVVEREPASTGQARALGLHARSVEVLDQRGLLERFLSLGQKFAVGGFFAGIDKPWPERLDTAHPYVLGIPQDVTERLLAERATELGVEFRRGLEVVGLRQDAAGVSVEMTPTGTRTPGAGSASAGPASGVPAGAGPVGDGTSLRARYVVGCDGGRSTVRKLLGVGFPGEPARTETLLGEVRVAVAPEELAAVVSEARKSCVRFGTMPLGDGMYRLIVPADGLAADRSTPPTLDELKQRVRAIAGTDFGAHSPRWLSRFGDATRLVERYRTGRVLLAGDAAHIHPPTGGMGLNLGLQDAFNLGWKLAAEVTGWAPDGLLDSYHAERHPVAAAVLDNTRAQTELLSSEPGARAVRRLVAELMDFDEVNRYLIEKITALQVRYDFGAGHPLLGSRMRDIGLKRGRLYALLHAGRGLLLDQTGRLSVAGWADRVDHVADHSEELPAPAVLLRPDGHVAWAGDDQADLRAHLPRWFGAPVPATTATPV